The proteins below are encoded in one region of Bremerella sp. P1:
- a CDS encoding AAA family ATPase, producing the protein MRLAEEIQELVRAGFSGIWVRSCEQDDAIAELAQLCRDEDWRMNTWDIDVGLRGAPTDPVESPAVSVTDPLGAVRYLESVPSNGQPSLLVLSNLHRFLGSAEVVQAIFHQVSQGKAHQRFLVILAPVVQLPVELERVFTVVEHELPSREQLTEIATDIATEGDEFPTGVERERILDAACGLSRYEAENAFALSLVRHGRLEPSAIWQLKSQMLIKSGLLSLHRGGESFAELGGLQSLKQFCCQALRSDESRSVQAKGVLLLGVPGTGKSAFAKALGREIGRPTLTLDVGALMGGIVGQTEERTRRALKIIDAMQPAVLFIDELEKALGGTTNSGQTDSGVGSRMLGTLLTWLADHESDVFVIATSNDVSKLPPELTRAERFDAIFFLDLPGKSQKEAIWQMYLERFGLEPPQDLPDDGTWTGAEIRACCRLAALLNIPLVQAAQNVVPVAVTSAESVERLRSWASGRCLSAESGGVFTTTTQATRKPRRRLTQNPESN; encoded by the coding sequence ATGCGCTTAGCAGAAGAAATACAGGAACTAGTGCGAGCTGGCTTTAGCGGCATCTGGGTTCGCAGTTGCGAACAGGATGATGCCATTGCCGAACTGGCTCAGCTTTGCCGGGACGAAGACTGGCGGATGAATACCTGGGATATCGACGTCGGTCTCAGAGGTGCCCCGACGGATCCGGTGGAATCGCCAGCGGTGTCGGTCACCGATCCCTTAGGGGCTGTGCGGTATCTCGAATCGGTTCCCAGCAACGGACAGCCTTCGCTCCTGGTCCTGTCCAATCTCCACCGCTTCCTCGGTTCGGCGGAAGTGGTGCAGGCGATCTTTCATCAGGTATCCCAGGGGAAAGCTCATCAACGTTTTCTCGTGATTTTGGCACCGGTGGTTCAGCTACCAGTGGAACTGGAGCGTGTGTTCACTGTGGTAGAGCATGAACTTCCCTCTCGGGAACAACTCACCGAAATTGCGACGGACATTGCTACCGAAGGGGATGAGTTCCCCACAGGTGTTGAACGAGAACGGATTCTCGATGCGGCCTGTGGCTTGAGTCGCTATGAGGCGGAGAACGCGTTTGCGTTGTCCCTAGTGCGTCATGGGCGACTGGAGCCCTCGGCCATCTGGCAGCTCAAGTCGCAGATGCTCATCAAGAGTGGTCTGCTATCGCTCCATCGCGGCGGCGAGTCGTTTGCGGAACTGGGAGGATTGCAATCGCTTAAGCAGTTTTGCTGTCAGGCACTGCGATCGGATGAATCTCGCTCCGTCCAAGCGAAGGGCGTTTTACTGCTGGGCGTGCCTGGTACGGGCAAGTCGGCCTTCGCCAAGGCGCTTGGCCGCGAAATTGGCAGGCCGACTCTGACGCTCGACGTCGGCGCACTTATGGGTGGTATCGTCGGCCAAACCGAAGAGCGAACTCGCAGAGCATTGAAAATCATCGATGCGATGCAACCTGCGGTGCTCTTCATCGACGAACTGGAAAAGGCCCTCGGCGGCACCACCAATTCCGGCCAGACCGATAGCGGTGTCGGCTCAAGGATGCTCGGGACGCTACTCACCTGGCTGGCCGATCACGAATCGGATGTGTTCGTGATTGCTACGAGCAACGACGTCTCCAAGCTGCCGCCGGAGCTCACCCGAGCGGAGCGATTTGATGCGATTTTCTTTCTCGACTTACCTGGGAAGTCGCAGAAGGAAGCGATCTGGCAGATGTACCTGGAACGTTTTGGGTTAGAGCCGCCCCAGGATCTGCCCGACGACGGTACGTGGACAGGGGCGGAGATCCGTGCTTGCTGTCGGTTGGCCGCTCTCTTGAATATTCCCCTGGTGCAGGCGGCGCAGAATGTGGTGCCGGTAGCCGTCACATCCGCCGAGTCGGTGGAGCGGCTCCGAAGCTGGGCGAGCGGTCGCTGTCTGTCTGCTGAGTCGGGGGGCGTGTTCACCACAACGACTCAGGCGACGCGCAAGCCGCGGCGACGACTAACCCAGAATCCTGAATCCAATTAG
- a CDS encoding ATP-dependent endonuclease, giving the protein MDPIPKNPSRGTVDLARVLVIVEGTNDIEFLRRISLTLNAHDRDLPNLAEMEQQGHLVFVPFGGSNLPSWTYRFASLGKPEFFLLDHEVPPETEQRQELAEVINQRPQCRAVLTLKRSLENYLHPAAICEVAPIEIAFGDFDSVAILVAKQLYENGLHDRPWELLSRRSQNRLSSRAKRWLNTQVAAHMTIDHLRERDPESEIASWLTTIGQLAHSV; this is encoded by the coding sequence ATGGATCCCATACCCAAAAACCCATCCCGCGGAACAGTCGACCTGGCACGTGTTTTAGTAATTGTCGAAGGCACCAACGACATTGAGTTCCTCCGCCGGATTTCGTTAACGCTCAATGCTCACGATCGTGACCTACCCAACCTGGCGGAAATGGAACAACAAGGGCACTTGGTGTTCGTACCCTTTGGGGGCAGCAACTTGCCCAGCTGGACCTATCGGTTCGCTTCGCTGGGCAAGCCGGAGTTCTTCTTGCTCGACCATGAAGTGCCGCCCGAAACGGAACAGCGTCAGGAATTAGCCGAGGTCATCAACCAGCGTCCACAATGTCGTGCGGTGCTTACACTCAAGCGTAGCCTGGAAAATTATCTTCATCCCGCGGCGATCTGTGAAGTCGCACCAATCGAGATTGCGTTTGGCGACTTTGATTCGGTGGCCATCCTCGTCGCCAAGCAGCTCTATGAGAACGGTCTCCACGACAGGCCTTGGGAGCTCTTATCGCGACGTTCGCAGAATCGCCTGTCCAGCCGCGCCAAACGCTGGCTCAACACGCAGGTCGCGGCCCATATGACCATTGACCACCTTCGGGAGCGAGATCCCGAAAGTGAGATCGCCAGTTGGCTGACCACAATCGGGCAACTCGCCCACTCTGTCTAA
- a CDS encoding DUF2997 domain-containing protein, which yields MKTIEILVSPTGESRLETRGFQGSECREASRFLETALGQQTSETLTAEFHASEITQQNQIEQKE from the coding sequence TTGAAAACTATTGAGATTCTCGTCAGCCCCACTGGCGAGTCACGCCTAGAAACGCGGGGCTTTCAGGGCTCAGAGTGTCGCGAGGCAAGCCGCTTTCTGGAAACCGCCTTGGGACAACAAACGTCTGAGACGCTCACGGCGGAGTTCCACGCCTCGGAAATCACGCAGCAAAATCAAATCGAACAGAAGGAATAA
- a CDS encoding DUF1257 domain-containing protein produces MSHIVSIKTEVRDVTAIRQATRRLQLPEPTYGEVRLFNDRKRGWAIQLRDWRYPVVADVTTGRLDYDNYNGHWGSQNELDQFLQRYAVERATIEARKQGHTAVEQSLPDGSIKLVIQVGG; encoded by the coding sequence ATGTCACATATCGTCAGCATCAAAACCGAAGTACGTGATGTTACGGCGATCCGCCAGGCAACACGGCGACTTCAACTTCCCGAACCCACGTACGGTGAGGTTCGCTTGTTCAACGATCGCAAGCGGGGCTGGGCGATCCAGCTTCGAGATTGGCGTTACCCGGTCGTCGCCGACGTGACGACCGGTCGGCTCGATTACGACAACTACAACGGCCATTGGGGCAGCCAGAACGAACTCGATCAGTTTCTGCAGCGGTATGCCGTCGAACGGGCGACGATCGAAGCACGCAAGCAAGGCCACACCGCCGTCGAACAGTCGCTTCCGGACGGAAGCATCAAACTCGTCATTCAAGTTGGAGGGTAA
- a CDS encoding recombinase family protein, translated as MSAFCNSVLTGFDQEASLEKRLEWAIARGYEIGTIYSRFSTKLQHSTDDQVRECIQWAAKNRIYVPPEFISVDEGVKGKRTQRAGLDRAKAILRRRHAKVLLVYKASRLFRQAGKGFQFINEEVVEEGLRAVSVSQGIDTNDRKTWKLQLQVHGLMDDMLLDTIADHVRSGLTGLFLNGWTTGAIGIGYRRKEIPNAPPTNRGLPRTMPEIDSDAAKLIQEHAQLLLDGMSVREGVRRWNAFNGPVDPRASTGKLRYECYRRLFTNTRLTGRWEFGRRRNQFSTKLDNVKQVEQPDDEVTVVQCEELRILDDTTFEALQTMFAARKTGPRGPRRTQLLKLWALTTEYFFCERCSTTERPVRFYQTGAQGKSMQCKNGDQCPCKSAVRRQEAVEAICIRISQLILRDAELIESIVLQSQQLDALADQGLEQQLVQARKQLALLNNRVNDLFEISGEGTEDDRKEIKARLRAAQLQRNTSLSEVNRLQRAVDGTTSTMTVEQIRERLAEMSDLLSAAAKGDLGDDAVYKTLAIFRALTGGQIWVQVEQRANRKRTNVRGIFRPQLLQAFSEPLPGANAPTAELVTVWLRKPPRLDLIAERVHKLIDIEGMSHRETAKQLQREGHNVNSGNVWYSYRRWYEMHGLEPPNIPYNNGKKRRPR; from the coding sequence ATGTCCGCTTTTTGTAACTCTGTCCTTACCGGATTCGATCAGGAAGCGTCCCTAGAAAAGCGACTTGAGTGGGCGATTGCTCGCGGCTATGAAATTGGGACTATCTATTCCCGATTTAGCACCAAACTCCAGCATTCGACCGATGACCAGGTCCGCGAATGTATTCAGTGGGCGGCTAAGAATCGCATCTACGTTCCACCGGAATTCATCTCGGTGGATGAAGGCGTCAAGGGAAAACGGACCCAGCGAGCCGGTCTCGATCGTGCGAAAGCAATCCTTCGCAGACGACATGCCAAGGTCCTCTTGGTCTACAAAGCAAGCCGATTGTTTCGCCAGGCCGGTAAAGGATTCCAATTCATTAATGAAGAGGTCGTGGAAGAAGGTCTCCGCGCGGTCAGTGTCTCACAGGGGATCGATACGAATGATCGCAAGACTTGGAAACTTCAACTCCAGGTTCATGGCCTCATGGACGATATGCTGCTCGATACGATCGCCGATCATGTTCGCTCGGGGCTCACCGGCTTGTTTCTCAACGGTTGGACGACGGGGGCTATCGGAATAGGCTACCGCCGCAAGGAGATCCCAAACGCCCCACCCACCAATCGCGGTCTCCCTCGCACCATGCCTGAGATCGATTCAGACGCTGCGAAACTGATTCAAGAGCATGCTCAGCTCTTGCTGGATGGAATGTCCGTTCGGGAGGGCGTGAGACGTTGGAACGCGTTCAATGGTCCCGTCGATCCCCGGGCGTCCACGGGCAAGCTGCGATACGAGTGTTATCGGCGATTGTTCACCAATACGCGTCTCACCGGAAGGTGGGAATTCGGTCGTCGCCGCAATCAGTTCTCGACCAAGTTGGACAATGTTAAACAAGTTGAACAGCCTGATGATGAAGTCACAGTCGTCCAGTGCGAAGAACTGAGGATTCTCGATGACACTACGTTCGAGGCATTGCAGACAATGTTTGCTGCCCGCAAGACAGGTCCCCGTGGCCCTCGACGGACCCAATTGCTGAAACTATGGGCTTTGACCACAGAATACTTCTTCTGTGAACGCTGTAGCACCACTGAAAGACCCGTTCGGTTCTACCAGACTGGCGCACAAGGCAAATCGATGCAGTGTAAGAATGGCGACCAGTGTCCGTGCAAGTCGGCCGTTCGCCGCCAAGAGGCGGTCGAGGCGATCTGTATTAGGATCAGTCAGTTGATCCTGCGCGATGCGGAGCTGATCGAGTCGATTGTGCTGCAAAGCCAGCAGTTGGATGCTCTAGCGGACCAGGGCTTGGAACAACAACTGGTCCAAGCTCGTAAGCAGTTGGCTTTGCTCAACAACCGGGTTAACGATCTGTTCGAGATTTCGGGCGAAGGTACGGAGGACGATCGCAAGGAGATCAAGGCGCGTCTGCGGGCCGCCCAGTTGCAGCGCAACACTTCCCTGAGCGAGGTCAATCGCTTACAGCGGGCGGTCGACGGGACGACTAGCACGATGACGGTCGAACAGATCCGCGAGCGGCTGGCCGAGATGTCCGATCTGTTGAGCGCCGCGGCGAAGGGCGACCTCGGTGACGATGCCGTTTACAAGACGCTCGCCATATTCCGTGCTTTGACAGGCGGACAGATCTGGGTCCAGGTCGAGCAGCGCGCGAACCGAAAACGCACGAATGTCCGCGGAATCTTTCGTCCTCAACTGTTGCAGGCGTTCTCCGAACCGCTCCCAGGGGCCAATGCCCCTACTGCGGAACTGGTGACGGTCTGGCTGCGCAAACCGCCGCGCCTGGATCTGATTGCCGAACGCGTCCATAAATTGATCGATATCGAGGGAATGAGCCATCGCGAGACGGCTAAGCAGCTGCAGCGCGAAGGGCACAACGTCAATTCAGGAAACGTTTGGTATAGTTACCGTCGGTGGTACGAGATGCATGGGCTTGAGCCGCCGAACATCCCCTATAACAACGGCAAGAAGCGGCGCCCTCGCTAA
- a CDS encoding tyrosine-type recombinase/integrase → MAKANTGRKRRSRGRAWYWRQTDTWYFTPPGTKRRVRLLDERGNPVRGQASIDQAELALARVKAAGDWRPEVKPAEESDWIVAKVCSIYIENCEKRSRAGEISFEYEKEVRRFLQDLCGYCGAMPLCNLRKTHVLHWVETHSTWKSSATRRFAIEAVMAAFNHAQNSYAVPNPLRGLTKPAQCPRLHSFNAEDELALYDATDEPFREFLFAAIHTGLRPFSELAQMTGNDVIESDRGMMWRVYASKTKKTRVIPIRKEVAELTRSILSRDPSGPGCVIFRNPQGNPWKKVTGVSRFRNLRQKLGWIEESNRKNYSCYTCRHTFAHRMLAGYWTDGVGCSIEILAELMGDTPKVAFDHYGKEWGQHFQDPFWAAIGVD, encoded by the coding sequence ATGGCTAAGGCAAACACAGGGCGCAAGCGTCGTTCTCGCGGACGTGCCTGGTATTGGCGTCAGACCGACACGTGGTACTTTACGCCACCGGGAACGAAGCGACGGGTCCGGCTCTTGGATGAGAGGGGCAATCCGGTTCGCGGCCAGGCTAGCATTGATCAAGCGGAACTGGCCTTGGCACGTGTTAAGGCCGCTGGAGACTGGCGTCCCGAAGTGAAACCGGCTGAGGAAAGCGACTGGATCGTAGCAAAAGTGTGCTCCATCTACATTGAGAACTGTGAGAAGCGATCGAGAGCCGGAGAGATTAGCTTCGAGTATGAGAAGGAAGTGCGACGTTTCTTGCAGGACCTCTGCGGGTATTGCGGTGCCATGCCACTTTGTAACCTACGCAAGACCCATGTTCTGCATTGGGTGGAAACGCATTCTACGTGGAAGTCTTCGGCAACCCGTCGATTCGCCATCGAAGCAGTCATGGCAGCGTTCAATCACGCTCAAAATTCTTATGCTGTTCCCAATCCCCTTCGCGGCCTCACCAAGCCTGCTCAGTGTCCTCGGCTGCATTCCTTTAATGCCGAGGATGAACTGGCACTTTACGACGCTACTGACGAACCTTTTCGCGAGTTTCTGTTCGCTGCAATTCATACTGGCCTGCGGCCATTCTCGGAACTGGCTCAGATGACAGGCAACGATGTCATCGAGAGCGACCGCGGCATGATGTGGCGGGTTTATGCTTCTAAAACAAAGAAGACACGCGTGATACCGATCCGAAAAGAGGTTGCCGAATTAACTCGGAGCATCCTTTCGAGGGACCCTTCAGGACCGGGCTGTGTGATTTTTCGGAACCCGCAAGGTAATCCGTGGAAGAAGGTCACTGGTGTCTCTCGATTTCGGAATCTCCGACAGAAGCTCGGGTGGATTGAGGAGTCGAATCGGAAAAACTACTCGTGTTATACGTGCAGGCACACATTCGCACACCGAATGCTGGCTGGCTATTGGACGGACGGTGTGGGCTGTTCGATCGAGATCCTTGCAGAATTGATGGGAGACACGCCCAAAGTTGCCTTCGACCACTACGGAAAGGAGTGGGGCCAACATTTTCAGGATCCCTTCTGGGCGGCGATCGGAGTGGATTAA
- a CDS encoding tyrosine-type recombinase/integrase, producing MARKTKQRRQSHGSAWHWKQTDCWYYTLPGTKKRIALFDEQGKRIRGKDSKEAAEISLAREKLAWDGESNEGPALGQPWLVARVCSDYLVYTERSQNDGSVSEGYHRNATQWLNDLCSYCGALAVSQLKRGHILEWVDQHESWKSPATRRCIIAVVMAAFNRVEEMHGIGNPIKGIKLPKAEPRLTSFSPEDEKAIYKATEPCFGNFLFAAIHTGLRPFSELAQLKAEDVEETPRGMMWRVYASKTKKTRKIPVRPEVAELTRQLMKSVPRESGLPIFRNTLGKPWKRTTGVVRFIDLREKLGWNDDPLRKKYSCYTSRHTFAHRMLSGFWNNGAGCTIETLAELMGDTPKVAYDHYGKEWGKHYQDPLWKAIGESTLPASTQAKSPPTKRKKSTASSATKTKTKRTKASASRNKRHG from the coding sequence ATGGCCAGAAAAACGAAGCAGCGACGTCAGTCTCACGGATCGGCCTGGCACTGGAAGCAAACGGATTGCTGGTATTACACGCTTCCCGGGACGAAGAAGCGTATCGCCCTATTTGATGAACAAGGCAAGAGGATTCGGGGAAAGGATAGCAAGGAGGCCGCCGAGATTTCGTTGGCTCGGGAGAAGCTGGCCTGGGATGGTGAATCGAATGAAGGCCCTGCCCTGGGACAGCCCTGGTTGGTCGCCCGCGTTTGTTCGGATTACTTGGTGTACACGGAACGAAGCCAGAACGATGGTTCCGTCAGCGAGGGATATCATCGGAATGCGACTCAGTGGCTCAACGATCTTTGCAGCTACTGCGGTGCATTGGCTGTTAGTCAACTCAAACGGGGCCATATTCTGGAATGGGTTGATCAGCACGAGTCATGGAAGAGTCCCGCAACGCGTCGCTGCATCATTGCTGTCGTCATGGCAGCCTTCAATCGCGTTGAGGAGATGCACGGTATCGGTAACCCGATCAAGGGAATCAAGCTTCCCAAGGCAGAACCTCGGCTTACATCATTCTCTCCGGAAGATGAGAAGGCAATTTACAAGGCCACGGAACCTTGCTTTGGCAATTTCCTCTTTGCCGCAATTCACACAGGGCTCCGTCCCTTTAGCGAGCTTGCACAGCTTAAAGCGGAAGATGTCGAAGAGACGCCACGAGGAATGATGTGGCGCGTCTATGCGAGCAAAACCAAAAAGACTCGCAAGATTCCTGTACGCCCCGAAGTGGCTGAGCTGACTCGCCAACTCATGAAGTCAGTTCCGCGCGAGTCAGGCTTACCAATCTTTCGGAATACACTGGGAAAGCCTTGGAAACGAACGACCGGAGTCGTTCGTTTTATCGACTTGAGGGAAAAGCTCGGCTGGAATGACGATCCGCTCAGGAAGAAGTATTCGTGTTATACGTCGCGCCATACTTTTGCCCATCGGATGTTATCCGGCTTTTGGAATAACGGTGCCGGATGCACGATTGAAACCTTAGCGGAGTTGATGGGAGACACGCCCAAGGTGGCTTACGATCATTACGGCAAGGAGTGGGGAAAGCATTATCAGGATCCTCTTTGGAAGGCCATCGGAGAATCGACGCTACCGGCCAGTACACAGGCAAAGTCTCCTCCTACGAAGCGAAAGAAGAGTACCGCGTCGTCCGCCACAAAGACAAAAACGAAACGAACTAAGGCATCCGCCAGCAGGAACAAGCGTCATGGCTAA
- a CDS encoding sulfatase family protein gives MDDMGYADIGPFGAVAYKTPNLDKMAAEGRTFTDFYVTQAVCSASRAGLMTGCYNVRVGIQGALGPNSKIGINPEEMTLAELCKQKGYATGCFGKWHLGDKKPFLPLQNGFDEYFGLPYSNDMWPYHPGVRHLSEEERLKRWPHLPLYDGNEVVNAKVDGKAQEQLTTQYTEHAVAFIDKNKDKPFFLYVPHSMVHVPLYVSDKFKGKSGAGLFGDVVMEVDWSVGQILEALKRNKIDDNTLVIFTSDNGPWLSYGDHAGSAGPLREGKGTMWEGGCREPTIMRWPGKIPEGTYCSTPAMTIDIFPTVAKLIGADLPEKPIDGKNIWPLIAGTEGAKSPHEAYYFYYGSGLKAVRSGKWKLVFPHQYRTMAGKPGGTGGIPAAYSQATTPLALFDLESDVGEQNNVVDQHPDVVKRLEKLADGIREKLGDSHQKVKGKENRPPGRV, from the coding sequence ATGGACGATATGGGCTATGCCGACATCGGTCCGTTTGGGGCGGTGGCTTACAAGACGCCGAATCTCGACAAGATGGCGGCCGAGGGGCGGACGTTTACCGACTTCTACGTGACCCAGGCCGTTTGCTCCGCGTCGCGGGCAGGGCTGATGACCGGGTGCTACAACGTTCGCGTGGGCATCCAGGGGGCGCTAGGACCGAACTCGAAGATTGGGATCAACCCGGAAGAGATGACTCTGGCCGAGCTTTGCAAGCAGAAGGGTTACGCGACCGGTTGTTTTGGCAAGTGGCACCTGGGCGACAAGAAGCCCTTCCTGCCGCTGCAAAATGGTTTCGACGAATACTTCGGACTGCCGTACTCGAACGACATGTGGCCTTACCATCCTGGCGTGCGGCACCTCTCGGAAGAAGAACGTCTGAAGCGTTGGCCGCATCTTCCGCTGTATGATGGCAACGAAGTCGTCAACGCGAAGGTGGACGGCAAAGCCCAGGAACAACTGACCACGCAGTATACCGAGCACGCCGTCGCGTTCATCGACAAAAACAAGGACAAACCGTTCTTCCTATACGTGCCGCATAGCATGGTGCACGTGCCGCTGTATGTCTCGGACAAGTTCAAAGGCAAGTCCGGAGCCGGCCTCTTCGGCGACGTCGTGATGGAAGTCGACTGGTCGGTGGGTCAGATTCTGGAAGCTCTCAAACGTAACAAGATCGACGACAACACGCTGGTGATCTTCACCTCCGATAATGGCCCTTGGCTCTCGTATGGCGACCACGCCGGCAGTGCTGGCCCGCTGCGAGAAGGGAAGGGCACCATGTGGGAAGGTGGTTGCCGCGAACCGACTATCATGCGTTGGCCTGGCAAAATCCCAGAAGGCACCTACTGCAGCACGCCTGCGATGACGATCGACATCTTCCCCACGGTCGCCAAACTGATTGGAGCCGATCTGCCAGAGAAGCCGATCGACGGCAAGAACATCTGGCCGCTGATCGCCGGAACCGAAGGAGCCAAGTCGCCGCACGAAGCATACTACTTCTATTATGGCAGCGGTCTGAAAGCAGTCCGTAGCGGTAAGTGGAAGCTTGTCTTCCCGCACCAGTACCGCACCATGGCCGGCAAGCCAGGCGGCACCGGTGGTATCCCGGCCGCTTACTCCCAAGCGACGACGCCCCTGGCCCTGTTTGACCTGGAATCGGACGTCGGCGAACAGAACAACGTCGTGGATCAACATCCCGACGTTGTGAAACGACTCGAAAAGCTGGCCGACGGCATTCGCGAAAAGCTGGGGGACTCGCACCAAAAGGTCAAAGGGAAAGAGAACCGTCCCCCAGGTCGCGTTTAA
- the typA gene encoding translational GTPase TypA: MRRDDLRNIVIIAHVDHGKTTLVDCLLHQSGQFRASQLSSERILDSNDLEKERGITILAKNIALPYEGVKINIVDTPGHADFGGEVERVLSMADGAVVLVDAAEGPMPQTRFVLSKALEVGLKPIVLINKIDKPDARPHEVVDEVLDLFLSLGADDEIAEFPYLFASAKAGFASPDPDVREGDMRPLLDLVLKHIPGPDVNPDDPLQMRVTTLDWSEYTGRIAIGRIKSGKIKKGQSVMISKPDDKFQRGRIVALHEFQNLGRVEVEEAGAGDIIAVTGLEDIDIGDTICAVENPTPLPRVAVDAPTLEMMFTINTSPLLGKDGKYVTSRNLRDRLEKELERNVALRVRPGESGDSFLVSGRGVLHLAVLIETMRREGYELAVGKPQVIMRYNNGVKEEPYEKLVIEVPSEKMGPVMELVGERRGELIEMQPRGDYSQVVFSIPSRGLIGLRTKLLNSTQGEAIVNHRFESYQPVSGEVPRRANGAMISMVSGKAVGFALFALQERSDMFVRHGDEVYEGMIVGENSRSDDLTVNPTKEKKLTNMRASGSDENIVLRPPRDMSLEVALEYIEDDELVEVTPNHIRLRKMLLKETDRRRQSRK; encoded by the coding sequence ATGCGACGCGACGACCTACGAAACATTGTCATTATTGCCCACGTTGACCACGGTAAAACGACCTTGGTGGACTGCCTGCTGCACCAGAGCGGCCAGTTTCGGGCGAGCCAGCTTTCGAGCGAGCGAATTCTCGACTCGAACGACTTGGAAAAAGAACGCGGTATCACGATCTTGGCGAAGAATATCGCCCTGCCCTACGAAGGGGTGAAGATCAATATCGTTGATACGCCTGGGCACGCGGACTTCGGTGGCGAAGTCGAACGCGTGTTGAGCATGGCCGACGGCGCTGTCGTGCTGGTCGATGCGGCCGAAGGCCCGATGCCGCAAACTCGGTTCGTGCTTTCCAAGGCTCTGGAAGTCGGTCTGAAGCCGATCGTGCTGATCAACAAGATCGATAAGCCAGATGCCCGGCCGCATGAAGTGGTCGATGAAGTGCTGGACTTGTTCCTTTCTCTCGGGGCCGACGACGAGATCGCCGAGTTCCCCTATCTGTTCGCCAGTGCGAAAGCCGGTTTCGCTTCGCCTGACCCGGACGTTCGTGAAGGGGACATGCGTCCGCTGTTGGACCTCGTGCTGAAACACATTCCCGGTCCCGACGTGAATCCTGACGATCCGCTGCAGATGCGTGTCACGACGCTTGACTGGTCGGAGTACACTGGTCGAATTGCGATCGGTCGTATCAAGTCCGGCAAGATCAAGAAGGGCCAGTCGGTGATGATCTCGAAGCCCGACGACAAATTCCAGCGCGGAAGAATCGTCGCCTTGCACGAGTTTCAGAACCTGGGCCGCGTCGAAGTCGAAGAAGCAGGTGCCGGTGATATCATTGCCGTGACTGGTCTGGAAGACATCGACATCGGCGACACGATTTGTGCTGTCGAAAACCCGACGCCACTTCCGCGTGTGGCCGTCGACGCACCAACGCTGGAGATGATGTTCACCATCAATACCTCGCCCCTGTTGGGCAAGGATGGCAAGTACGTCACCTCGCGTAACCTGCGCGATCGCTTGGAGAAGGAACTGGAACGCAACGTCGCCCTGCGAGTTCGCCCAGGCGAGTCAGGCGATAGTTTCCTGGTCAGCGGACGTGGCGTGCTGCACCTGGCCGTGCTCATCGAAACGATGCGTCGCGAAGGCTATGAACTGGCGGTTGGCAAGCCGCAAGTGATCATGCGTTACAACAACGGCGTGAAGGAAGAGCCGTACGAAAAGCTCGTGATTGAAGTTCCTTCGGAAAAGATGGGACCGGTCATGGAACTAGTCGGCGAGCGTCGCGGCGAATTGATCGAGATGCAGCCACGCGGCGATTATAGCCAGGTGGTTTTCTCGATTCCTTCCCGTGGATTGATCGGCCTGAGAACCAAGCTGCTCAACTCGACGCAGGGTGAGGCGATCGTCAATCACCGCTTCGAATCGTACCAGCCGGTTTCTGGCGAAGTGCCGCGCCGTGCCAACGGAGCGATGATCTCGATGGTTTCCGGCAAGGCAGTCGGCTTTGCTTTGTTTGCCTTGCAGGAACGCTCGGACATGTTCGTACGCCACGGCGACGAAGTGTACGAAGGGATGATCGTCGGTGAGAACTCGCGTAGCGACGACTTGACCGTGAACCCCACCAAAGAAAAGAAACTGACCAACATGCGTGCCTCAGGCTCGGACGAAAACATCGTGCTTCGTCCGCCGAGAGACATGAGCCTGGAAGTCGCCCTCGAGTACATCGAGGACGACGAGTTGGTGGAAGTTACACCGAACCACATCCGGCTGCGAAAGATGCTGTTGAAAGAAACAGATCGTCGTCGCCAGAGCCGGAAGTAA